Below is a window of Virgibacillus sp. NKC19-3 DNA.
CTTCCAGTCGAACAGGGCCTGATACGATCGCTGAACCGCCCTCGACCTTTATTGTAGCATTCATGCGCCTTAACTCGTCAATATGCTTAAGACGTGCCGTGTAAATCGTATCTGTAATCACGCCTGTATTTAATGCTTTTGTTAATAAAGATGTAAAAGGCTGCTGGAGGTCTGTAGGGAATCCCGGATACACCAATGTTTTTATATCCACGCTTTTTAGCGGTGCCTTCGGTGTGATTAAAAGTTGTTCATCATTTTCCTCTATCGATACACCCATCTCCCGTAATTTGGCCAATACAGATTCTATATGTTGGGAAATGACATTGTCAATGAGCACTTTTTCTCCTTGTGCAGCAGCTGCAATGGCATACGTACCAGCTTCAATACGGTCTGGGATAATCGTATGCGTACACCCATGCAGGTGAGGGACGCCTTCAATACGAATAACATCCGTGCCGACACCTTTTATTTTCGCGCCCATATTTGTTAACAATGTGGCTACATCAATAATCTCCGGTTCTTTGGCAGCATTTTCAATGGTGGTTTTTCCCTTTGCCCTCACGGCAGCGAGCATGATATTAATCGTTGCACCAACACTGACGACATCCAGATAAATACGAGCACCTCTAAGCTCTTCTGCACGTAGGTAGATGGCTCCTTGTTCATTGGTGACTTCAGCTCCAAGCGCTTCAAACCCCTTAATATGCTGATCAATCGGACGTGGGCCCAAATAGCATCCTCCGGGGAGGCCAATTACTGCTTTATTAAATTTACCCAACATGGCACCCATGAAATAGTAGGAAGCACGAAGTTTTTTTACTTTTCCATTCGGCAATGGCATGGACACCATATGCTGTGGACTTATATTT
It encodes the following:
- a CDS encoding UDP-N-acetylglucosamine 1-carboxyvinyltransferase; this encodes MEKMVIEGGHLLNGQVRISGAKNSAVALLPASILADSDVTIEGLPEISDVYTLGGLLEEIGGDVSWADNQNINISPQHMVSMPLPNGKVKKLRASYYFMGAMLGKFNKAVIGLPGGCYLGPRPIDQHIKGFEALGAEVTNEQGAIYLRAEELRGARIYLDVVSVGATINIMLAAVRAKGKTTIENAAKEPEIIDVATLLTNMGAKIKGVGTDVIRIEGVPHLHGCTHTIIPDRIEAGTYAIAAAAQGEKVLIDNVISQHIESVLAKLREMGVSIEENDEQLLITPKAPLKSVDIKTLVYPGFPTDLQQPFTSLLTKALNTGVITDTIYTARLKHIDELRRMNATIKVEGGSAIVSGPVRLEGAKVKATDLRAGASLIVAGLMAEGLTEITGLEHIDRGYEKITEKLLSLGANVWREEMSEAEIVHFQNS